In one Arachis duranensis cultivar V14167 chromosome 9, aradu.V14167.gnm2.J7QH, whole genome shotgun sequence genomic region, the following are encoded:
- the LOC107467947 gene encoding phosphatidylinositol N-acetylglucosaminyltransferase subunit A, which produces MTGGLKVYYVPWRPFVMQNSFLTLFPSLPIIRTTLIRERITIVHGHQAFSTLCHEALMHSRTMGYRVVFTDHSLYGFSDAGSIHMNKVLQFTLADVSQAICVSPTSRENTVLWSGLPPEKIYVIPNAVDTAMFKPAVVQPSRSEIVIVVISRLVYRKGADLLVEVIPDVCRLHPNVRFIVGGDGPKRVWLEEMREKHSLQDRVEMLGVVPHAQVRSVLISGHIFLNSSLTEAFCIAILEAASCGLLTVSTRVGGVPEVLPDDMIILAEPDPGDTVLAIERAISMLPKVDPQVMHHRMRELYNWHDVAKRTEIVYDRTLKCPNQNLLVRVSRYILNIIC; this is translated from the exons ATGACTGGTGGTTTGAAAGTTTACTATGTTCCGTGGAGGCCTTTTGTTATGCAGAATTCATTCCTAACCCTATTTCCCTCACTCCCCATTATTAGAACCACTCTCATTCGAGAAAGAATCACTATTGTCCATGGACATCAAGCATTTTCCACTCTCTGTCATGAAGCTCTCATGCATTCTAGAACCATGGGGTACAGGGTTGTATTCACGGATCATTCTCTGTATGGATTTTCGGATGCTGGAAGCATACATATGAACAAGGTCTTGCAGTTTACATTGGCTGATGTGAGTCAGGCCATATGTGTTTCGCCTACGAGCAGGGAGAATACAGTGCTGTGGTCGGGGCTACCCCCGGAGAAGATTTATGTTATACCTAATGCTGTGGACACTGCAATGTTCAAGCCAGCGGTGGTGCAGCCGAGCCGCTCGGagattgttattgttgttattagcCGGTTGGTTTATCGCAAAGGAGCAGATTTGCTTGTTGAAGTTATTCCAGATGTATGCCGTCTGCATCCCAAT GTTCGTTTCATTGTTGGAGGTGATGGACCTAAGCGTGTGTGGTTGGAGGAGATGAGAGAAAAACATTCTCTTCAAGATCGAGTTGAAATGTTGGGAGTCGTGCCACATGCACAAGTCCGATCTGTTCTGATATCAGGACACATCTTCTTAAACAG TTCGTTAACTGAAGCTTTCTGTATAGCCATATTAGAGGCTGCTAGTTGTGGATTGTTAACAGTTAGCACACGTGTTGGAGGAGTTCCCGAG GTTTTACCAGATGACATGATCATTTTGGCAGAACCTGATCCTGGTGATACGGTGCTTGCAATTGAAAGGGCAATATCAATGCTGCCAAAAGTTGATCCACAAGTCATGCACCACCGG aTGAGGGAACTCTATAACTGGCATGATGTTGCCAAAAGGACTGAAATTGTATATGATCGTACTTTGAAGTGCCCCAATCAAAATCTACTTGTACGGGTCTCACGGTACATTCTTAACATTAtatgttga